From the genome of Photobacterium sp. TLY01:
ACCCAGCGCCACATAACATTCGTTTTCAATGGCTCGCGCCTGGCCGCATATCCGTACCCGCAGATAGCCGTTTTTGGTATCCGTCCAGAAAGGAACGAACAGAATCTGCACACCCTGATCAGCTAACAGCCGGCCCAGTTCAGGAAACTCCACATCGTAGCAAATCAGAATACCAATCCGACCGGCATCCGTTTCAAAGACTTTGACTTTATCACCACCGTCTATCACCCAGTCTCTGACTTCGTGCGGGGTAATGTGAATTTTATACTGTTCGTCAATATCGCCGTCTCTGTGCAGCAGGTATGACACGTTATACAGCTTGTCACCTTTCAGGTAGGGCATACTGCCGGCAATGATGTTGATGTTATACGTGACAGCCAGCTGAGAGAAACGGTGGCGGATTTCCTCCGTAAACTGGCTGAGATAGCGAATGGCCTCAACCGAATCTTTGTCTCTGGCTAACCCCATCAGCGGCGCATTGAAAAATTCTGGGAACAATGCAAAGTCGGACTGATATTTGGAGAGCGAAGACACAAAAAACTCGGCCTGGTTCATCAGGTCGTCGACCGACACGACCCGACGCATGTGCCACTGCACAATACCCAGCCTGATCAGTGTCTTTTCGGTTTGATGGATGGAGATATCTTCTTCGTAGAAAATATTGTCCCATTCAAGCAGCGTGGCATAGCCTTTGGATTTGGCATCTTCCGGCAGGTAGCGGTTCATCAGACGCTTGACGTCGAAGTCATTCGACAGTTGAAATGAAAGGATCGGATCGTGAATTTCGCGGCGTTTAACTTTGGCAATATACTCAGACACGTGCATTTCATCCGCGTATTTGTGGTAGCCCGGAATTCGTCCGCCGGCAAGAATGGCTTTCAGGTTATTGGCCCGGCAAAGTTCTTTACGGGCTTCGTATAGGCGGCGCCCTAAGCGAAGCCCGCGATAATCCGGGTGGACGAACACATCCAGTCCGTACAGTGCATCCCCATCCGGGTTGTGGCAGGCCACATTGTTGGCATCGACGATATCCAGATAGGTGTGGTTCAGCGAATAGCGGTTGTAGCTGACTTTAATGGTCAGCGCCGCAGCGATGATTTTTCCCTTGTCTTCTATACAGATTTGTCCGTCGGGAAAATGTTTGACCAAACCCTGAATCGTGGACTTTGGCCAGGCACCCCCCACATCAGGAAAGACCAGATCTTCCAATGCAGCAAGTTGCTTAAAGTCGGAAGGCTCAATGGTGCGCAGATTTAATAAAGTGCTGTTGTTCTCATCCATAACTTATTGTTTTTCATTGTTGAAACCAGTGCTATAAAGTATGGAACATCCGTTAGGATTCGCCAGTGAACCGTATCCTGACAGTGAGTGAACACAATTTTATTCCGGTTAGGCCATACTTTAGGTCTGATTCTTCATTCATATCACTGCGCTTGGAGGAAATATGAAAGTGAATGTTTTACGTCGCTATGTTTCAGTGTGTGCCCTTGTGGTGTCCATCGGCCTGCTGCCTGGCATGGTCAGTGCGGCCCATCATGAAAAAGAAGACGCTGCCACATCGGCTGAACAGGTGAATCAAGAAACGCAGGATTTGCTGGAGTCACTGAAAAACTACTCCGTGGAGCAAAAAGACGAAGCCATGAAGGCAACGAAAGAAGGCATCGACAGCCTGGATAAACATATTGAACAATTGCAAACCCAGATCGAAAAGGACTGGGACAATATGGATCAGGCTGCCCGCGAGAAATCCAGAGAAAGCCTCAAATCGATGCAGGAACAGCGAGTGAAACTGGCTGAATGGTACGGCAGCATGAAAAGCAGCTCAGCTGATGCCTGGGATCATGTCAAAGAAGGCTTTTCCGGTGCTTATGACAGCCTGAGTGATGCATGGCAAAAAGCCAGCGAAGAATTTTCGAAAGAAGAACCAGATACCAAAGAATAAAGACGAGCGCTGCGCCTCTTTTCAGAGGCGCACTTGTTTCTGCCATCGACAGCACGTTTTCTGCAGTGATCAGCCATGGACATGGCCAGTCTGGGTTGAAAGCTTGTGATTGATATGAGAAAGTGTGTCCGTTGTGGTCATCGGCGAGTTTTCACCGATTGAACCCGCTTCGTATAACCCCACTGATAGGGTGTGGGGGTCTCTACCAGAATCCGTAAAATTCTGATTACGAAGAGTGAAGCCGATTAATCGCTTTTCTCTTTGTGATGGTCTGAATTACCCGTTCTCCTTTGCTGCAGAAAAGCTGTTAATCATCCCAGTCAACGTATTGAGAATCTGATTAAGAGCACCTGATGACATCCTTTATTACTGGTTTACCCAAGGTCGAATTACACCTGCATATTGAAGGCTCGCTGGAACCTGAGCTGATGTTTGCCCTGGCTGAAAGAAACAAGATCGCGATTCCGTTTCATTCCCCTGATGAAGTGCGAGCTGCCTATCAATTCCATAACCTGCAATCATTTCTGGATATTTATTATCAGGGCGCGAACGTACTGATTCACGAGCAGGACTTTTACGATTTAACCTGGGCCTACCTGTTGCGCTGTAAAGCTGATCATGTGGTACACACAGAGATCTTCTTTGATCCGCAAACTCACACCGAGCGTGGGATTGCCTTTGAGACTGTGGTGAATGGAATACATCGCGCACTGAAGCAGGGCAGGGAAACGCTGGGGATTTCCAGCCAGCTGATCATGTGTTTTCTGCGCCATCTCGATCAGGAGTCGGCGTTTGTCACGCTCAATCAGGCGCTGGCGCATAAAGATAAAATCGTAGGTGTGGGGCTGGATTCCTCGGAGCTGGGCAATCCGCCGGAAAAATTCAAAGCCGTCTTTCAGCAAGCGCTGGCGGAAGGTTTTCTGACCGTGGCCCACGCTGGCGAGGAAGGGCCGTCGGAAAATATCACTCATACTCTGGATCTGCTGGGGGCGATGCGGGTGGATCACGGCGTCCGTTGTGTTGAAGATCCTGCGCTGGTTGAGCGTTTAGTGCAGGCACAGGTGCCTTTAACTGTGTGCCCGCTGTCGAATTTAAAGCTCAAAGTGTTTGAGGAGATGAAAGACCACAATATTGTCGAGCTGTTACGTAAAGGTCTGTGTGTCACCATCAATTCTGACGATCCGGCGTATTTCGGTGGCTATATGACTGCGAATTTCCAGGCGGTGGCCGATGCACATCCCATGACGCAGGAAGAGATCGCCCAGTTTACCCTCAATGCAATTCAGGCCAGTTTCATCAGTGTTGAAGAAAAGCAACGTCTGACGAGAATGACACAGGATTACCTGGCAAGCGCAAAGCTAACGGACAGTAACAATAGGTAATACAAGGGTTGCCAAGCAGCTCCCTGCACTGTGAATACAGCGGGAGGGAGCCGCTTTTCAATCAGCGGACTAACTCGCCGGATAACCAGTCTAATATTGCTCGCAGTTTCTCATCACTCAGGTTGAGCAGGTTGTCGCCAACATACCATTCCAGGAACGACTGATCTGCCAGTGCCGCTTGTTGCGGATTGCCCAGCCAGATCTGCTGCTCTGTTGCCAGCTTGTCGCGAATGGCAATGGCCTGTTCGGCGCTGACTGGCAGATACAGGTGCAGCATATTGGCTTGCGGTGCGGCCGGGTTTGGCGTGAACAGCGGGTAGTCTTCTAAGATGCGGTAGAGCTGCTGAGTGCGTTCAAACAAGGCCGGCATCAGTGCCAGTCGCTGGTCGAACTGCATCGCCGCGGAAACTGCATACGGTGTGCGATGATAGACATTGCCACCCTGGCGTTGCATCCAGAGGCGAGCCTTTTCAATGAATGCGCTATCGCCCAGCAGCATCGAGCCGCCCAATCCGCCAATGCCTTTGTATAAAGAGACATAAGCTGTATCGAACCCGTTTGCAATTTCGCTGTACTCGCGGCCATACCAGGCTTTGGCTTCCCACAATCGGGCGCCGTCCATGTGCAGATGAATCCCCTGCTCACGACAATGGGCTTTGATTGCGTTTAAGTCTTCCCATTCAGGCAACTGCCCGCCAATTTCGCGCATCGGCAATTCATAGAGTACGGCAGCAATCTCATCCGGCCATGCTTGCAGATCGGCCATAGACCAGGTTTGATACGGGTTACCGACAGGCAGAACGGTAAAGCGTTGCTGCAGCAGATAGCCCTGTGCTTCATGCAGATAAATATGACTGGAAGGATGCATGGCCACAACAGGGTTTTTGCGTGCCATACAGGCCAGTTGCAGCGCAGTCGGTTGGGTCATCGTCCCGGAGATCACGAACAGGCCTGCTTCGTAGCCCAGCAGATCGGCGACTTTGGCTTCAAACTCCTGCAGATCATTGCCCTGACCGTAAATATCATGGTTGATCTGATTGTCCTGACACCAGTCTGCCATTTGCCGGAAGATGTCGGCCGGCGACATTTCACGGTTGCCGGGGACAGACAAAGTGCATTGAGAGCGTAATTCCGTGCTCATAAAAATCCTTGAATTAAGTCACTTCATTTTAATTTGTCATCAGGAGTTTATGTTGGTCAATTTCAGTGCGCAACCAATTTCAGCGCGAGTTACGATAGTGCTCCGGTCTGGAGGGCTTGTTTGCCTGTTTAGTATTCAAAACGGGAAAACTCGGTTTCAATTGATGCATACAGCTCTGATATCCAAGCCGGGGATGTCTCCGGTACCGGGCGGATCGGGTTTTTGCGCGGATCATGGGGGGCAATCACCACTTCGACATTGTTTTTGCCGATCTTACCGACCAGCGTAAATAATTCTTCGACTGCGCTGTCGCCGATAGCCAGGCAACCAATGGAGTCGGCTTTACCATGAATGAAAATATTGGATCCCGGTGATTGCCGGCCTTCAAGCGCGGCGTATTTCAGATCGAAGTCGTTGGGATAATTCAGTTTCATCGACAAATGGAAACGACTGTTCGGATTAAGACCGATAATTTTGTAGATGCCCTCCGGTACCTGGCGGTCGCCTTCTTTGAGTTTTGGTCCCGCTTTACCGCTCGCAGCCGTGACAGGGTAACTGTATACAAAATGCCGCTCACCTTTTTGATTAAATGCCCACAGCTCGAGCGCTTTTTCTTCTTTCAGGCCAAGCAGGGCAATTTTTGCCGGCGGATAGCTGACATTTGCCTGGCGAAATCTGTATTTCAGACGCATTTCAGACAACTGGCCATAAGTGGCCAGCACGTCATCAACAGTGCGCTTCCCCAGTGTAGAGGGGGCGACGGTTGTAGAAATGGACTGTCCATGAGCATGATTGAACATCAGCAAAGATCCAACAGCAAAGATGGCTGAAACAGTGAAAGTGCGCATAAATCCCCAACGTCATCATGAGTCCATAAACGAAAAATCTTGATTAGGTTATCAGCAGGTGGCTGCCAATGTGTCAGGTCACAACGGCTGGAAAGTAAAATCCTCAATCACGCCATTGATGTCTGCATTCAACTCATAATCAAGATGCATATTCCCTTTTTGCTCATAGAAGCTGATTCGGTAACCCTTGTCGTCGTGACTATTCGCCACACGGTAATTACTGGTGACTCGGGTATTGATTGCATCGCCCCGGACAATGCCATTCACGGCCGGGGACGTCGCAACAATGTAAGTCAGCTGGTTTTCTTCTAAGCTATTGAATTTTATATATGAATAGGTTTTCTTTTTGACCAGTTGCCCATTTTCCAGAATATTGCCGTTGCGCTCTGAAAAATAATAGCCGTTCAGGTTAACTGTAGACTCAAACCCGATCTCGGGATCCGGCTGGCCTATAGATGCACAGCCTGATAACGATGAGAGAAGAATGATTGATAGTGCCTTTTTCATACTCACCTTGATTCTTATAATGATGAAAAGGGGTTAGCAACCCCAACCAATGACAGTATCTAATGGCGTCAGAACACTGGGCGTCATTAACTGGTGATTGCAAAATGACAGCAAAGCAGAAGCTATAAACGGCGTATTGGTATCAGGACAAAGACACGACGGACAAGAGACAGTGAAATAGCGGGCAAATGGCCGTCAGCAGCAGGGTTGGATTACTTTTCACAGCACAGGGAGTTGCCCTCAGATTCTTTGTGAGTATTGAGATTAAAGCAGCGTATCTTTCGCACAATAAATACTGCTCATGCCCGGCGCACTGTAGCAACTCAGTTCATCTTGCAATATGGCTGCAGGAAGAGCGAATCCGGTTTGGCCATTGACTTTAACCGTGCTTTGATTGGCGTTGATATGATGGGAGATCTCGGAGCCGTTACTGAGTGTCCAATAGGTATCAAAATCACTGGTATTGGCACAGACCGAGATGGAGCAACTGACCGGCGTTGTCTCACCTTGCTCAAACACAATGCATTGCGCCTGCATTTCACCACAACCAGCGTTCGCTGATGCCGAAACGATGAGGCAACACAGCAGAGTGAGGGATAAATGGGTTAAGCTTTTCATTGTTCACCTTACGTCTCTTACGATATGAGTCTGTTATTGTGCGAGCTACTAAGGCGACCAAAATGATGCAGCGATGCAGGATTTTTTGACGGATACGAAATGCAGGCGACCCGGGGGCTGAAGACAGGTGCGGTAGACATCTGTCTTCAGCATACAAGTTTACAGAATGCGGGCGCAACCGCGAAAAATCACGGTTGGCAATTGCGATGTGCCACATCGCAGCGAATGACAGATTGCTCCTGGATTAAACCGGCTAAGTGCTTTCGGCTTTCCAGATAATGCGGTGTCAGTTTGTGCGCCGCCAGTGCTTCTTCGCCGGTGTAGATTTCATAGAGGTAAAAACTGTGGTCATCTTCCTGAGCTGACAATACGTCGAACACCAGACAGCCTTCTTCATTTGCAACCGACGCTCTGGCATTTTCCTTCATGATGGCGAGGTACTGATCCCTAAACCCTGGTTTCACTGAATTTTTCACAATAATACAAAACATAAAGTGCACATCCTGTTTGTCGGTTTGGATAACAATTGGTTCTTCATTTGAACTTTCATCCGTACATTGTATACAATGATGTAAATAATTGCACACGGAGTGGCTGAATATGATTGAGAGACCAGCACTATTGAACGGATTGCGACATTTAGCGTTAGCTGTCTATCCCTTTGAAGAGTGTATCCGTTTTTATACAGAGATACTGGGGATGGAAGTGCTCAGAAAAGCGAGCGATAACCTGATTTACCTGAGCTGCGGTAACGACAATTTGTCGCTGAGCCGGGCATATGAACCCCAGGAGAATCACAATCAGTCGCTTGACCATTTTGGTTTTATTGTCGACAGCAAAGACGATCTGGAAGCCTGGTTCGAGTTCCTTCAAGCCAAAGGTGTACCGCTATTAGATACGCCGCATGATCACAGTGATGGTGCACGCAGCTTTCATTGCACGGATCCGGCCGGCAATGTGGTTCAGCCGATTTATCACCCTGCGGTTTCAGGCCAGCGATTGCGCTAGAAACGGAATAAACCCAACGTAACCGGTGAGGCGACGTTGGGTACAGTTTTATTTCTGACTCAGTAAATAATCCAGAATTTCAACGACTTGAATCGGGGTTGTGGCCCATGCCTTTGCGCTGGCATCTACTTCTTTGAGCGGGTGGACAATCTCTTCGCTGTGCAGCGTGATGTAGGGTTTGTCGAGTGCGGCACAGTATCCGGCATCAAAGGCGGCATTCCACTGCTTGTATTGATCACCAAAACGGATAACAGCCATGTCGCATTGCTTGATCAGTTTCTGTATGCGGATGGCATTGACCTTGGCTGATTTATGATCACGCCAGAAATGGTTTGATTCCGCTCCTAAGCCATCTCCGGCGGCGTCGCTGCTGTCATGATCTGTGACAGCGGAAGTAAACACGATATTGAGATCTTTCGCCTCACAGCCTTTAATGATTTGTTCCCGCCAGTCGGTGTGAATTTCACCAGAAAGATAGACATTCCAGGTCATTGCTTACTCCTTTGTGCCTGTCTCAGCCACTGAGGTATACGCAGGACAGAGACAAAAAATGAATGGTTTTCCATGACATTGTACACAAAGTTAATCTTTATTGCACACCGATAGGGCGATGGGTATCAGAAGTAGCTTGGAGAGGTGCACAGAGTGATGTCTGTCGACCGGTTGATGAACATGCAATGGCTTTCGCGGCTGACTCGCTCAAAACCGAGTTGTTCATAAAATGCGGTGTCGATATCGCTATGAAGAAACACTGTTGTTGTCGCTGTGGTGGAAAAAAGATGACGGAGCATGCCAAGAATCAGCCGACTGGCACAGCCTTGACGGCGATAAGCAGGGGACGTTGCTATCGATCCTATACCAGCTTGTCCGTCTTCAAGGCCAAACTGATGACGATACAGGATGAGTGACGCAACGGGCATGCCTTTGTCTTCCAGCACATACCATTCTCCTTTGGCGTATTTCCGGCTGCTTTGACAAGCAGCAAGATACTCCGCCTGGGGCATTTTACCGCCCCAGGCATCAAAGCCCATCATATACAGTGCGTCCATTTCGGACTCAGTGGCTTGTCTGAATTGCATTCGTTGTTGTTCTGTTCAGTGGTGATGTGGCATATCTGAGATCAGCGAAAGCAAAACTCAGCCCAACGACTCAGGCCTGCAGTGACCGAACCAAAATAGTCTCCCGCCACGATCGGCACACCCGGCAGGCGTTGTTCAATTAACTGGCGCAGCATGGGGGAGCGGGCACTGCCACCTGTCATAAAGATAACGTCCGGCGCGCATTCAGCCTGAGACAAGGCTTCATTGATCAGAGCGCTGATTTTCTCTGCGCTGCTGCTGACCGCTGCAGCCAGTTCCTGATTTGTACAGCTGACTGGCAGTGTTTCCTGCCCGATGCGGATCTCAGTGCTGGCGCTGGCTGCATCAGATAACGCAATTTTCAGCAGCTCTGCTTCACGCACCAGCTGATGGCCTAAGGTATGGTGATAGACCTGCAGCAGTCTTTGCAACAAAGCAGGCTCTGCGGAATCCCGCACGAGTTGCTGCAGCACGGCTAAGTTCGCGCTGGCGTAAAAATCACTTTGCGCGGCCACATTGTTGATCGCCACCGGGTTCCAGAACTGGCTGATTGGCGCTGCCAACCCACGCTGGTTGGTGCTGTGTTTGCCAAACAGGGGCATGATACGTTCGAAGGCGAGGGCGATATCCAGATCGTTTCCGCCAACCCGGCTGCCGCTGTGGGCCAGTAATCCTTCCGTTCTGTCTGCTTTATTGAGCCAGCCAGGTCCCATTTGCAGAACAGAGCAGTCGGTGGTACCACCACCAATATCGACCACCAGAACGGTTTTGTCTTCTTGCAGCTGACTTTCGTATTCCAGCCCGGCAGCCACAGGTTCAAACTGAAATTCGATTGCTTTGAAGCCCGCGCGCATTGCCGCCCGGCGCAGAATCGTTTCGGCCTGCTGGTTCGCTTTCGTTCCGCCTGTACCCTGAAAGTTGACAGGGCGCCCGATCACAGCATGGGTGATGGCCTCACCGCACTGGCTTTCACTCCGGTGTTTAATGTTTGCCATCATGGCACAGACCAGATCTTCAAACAGGCTCAGCTGGATGTCCTGTAGACCGGAAGCACCCAGAAAAGATTTGGGTGATTTGACGTAATACACTTCATCGGGATCATTGAGGTAGGTTTCCAGTGCCTGCTGACCAAACTGTAGGGCGTGCGCATCAACAATGATGTCATCGTCTTTGTTGGCGGAGATTGAGCGGCGGAGTAACTGCTCACCAATTTTATCAGCGGGTTTGATGTCGTAGTGACGAAACAGCGCCTCGCTGACGGCCTCGCGGGTCGGTGCCGCAAGGGCTGACGGGATGAAAAAGCTGTCGCCTTCAAGGGGAAGCAACTTTGGTTGACCATTCTCCATCATCGCCACTGCGCAGTTGGCTGTGCCGTAGTCGAAACCTATGTACATACTTCCTCCTGACCACTAAAAAGCCGACCAGTGTACGAAAATTTCGGCCTAAGACAAGAAAAGGAAGCGCCGATCGCAAGAATGCCTGCTGCGTTTCGCAAAATGGCTTCTAGCGATAAAGTTTGCGGAAGAATTTTGATGTGAGTGTGTAGTCGTAGCGAAGCTGAATTAACGAATAAATTAATGTAGAACCGGCCACAGTTCCCCAGGGATAGAAGAAAAAGAGGATGCAGCCAAACAGCATCGTGGCTTTTTCAGCCCAGGGATGACGGATGAGCAGCCCGTATCCGGCTGTGAGGTGAAGCACGATCATCAGTACAGCCAGCAGCACCATAGAGAAATTGTTGGTTTCGATGTTCATGATGCCGTCGATGGCGGCCTGGAATCCTGAAACGATCCCCCAGATCAGCCAGATAATCGCGTAAAGGGCATGAAAACCAATCGCCAGTCTGAATTTGAGTGAGTATTTTGAATGCAGAGAATCCTGAGGCTGTGCCTGATCACCCTCAGTACATTTTTTACACATTTCTACCGGAGTACCGTCAGGTTTATCCAGCGTTCGAACACCGCATTGTACGCAGTACATTATTGACGCACCACTTGCCTGTTTATCACTTCGCATTTTAATGCGATAGCCATAGTTACTAATTTACAGATGTAAAGCTTCATGAGTTCACGACATTTCCAGTAAATATAATTTCATATAATGCCGTGTTCTTTAACATTTGAATGTCAGTTTTTCGCTTTGTATGTGAATGAAATGATGAAAATGCTGTGGGAGTCTCATTTTGATGAATTAAATGCACTGTTACATAAGGTTATGAAATTTAAGGCTTATGTAAATTAGTGTTGTCTAATAAAATTGCATGCAAGCAACAGCAGTACAATGCTCGCGCTGTTTTATGTCAAAAAAAGTATGGCAATGCATTGCCGTTATTTTCGTGCACAAAATATCGTCAGCGCAGTCTTGTTACTTTGCGGGAACACTGTTTATTCAGGCCACTTGTTTTTCAAATCAATTAATGCTGACTGACAACGATGAAAGGCATCAACAAGTGCCGGATCGAAGTGAGTGCCACTTTGTTCACGAATATAGTCAGCAGCATCTTCAACGCTCCAGGCCGGCTTGTAAGGGCGCTGGCTTGTCAGCGCATCAAAGACATCGGCAATGGCGGTGATACGTGCCTCGATGGGAATTTCCTCTGCCTGCAAACCGTAGGGATAACCTGTCCCATCCCACTTTTCATGGTGATAGACGGCGATATTTTTGGCCATCTGCATGAGTTCTGAACTGTCATTCCCAAGAATTTCAGCTCCGATCAAAGTATGGCGCTGCATCACTTGCCACTCTTCACTCGACAACGCGCCTTTCTTTTGCAGAATCTGGTCCGGGATACCAATTTTGCCGATATCATGCATGGGCGCTGCATGAAGCAGGGTTTCCGACCATGCCGGGCTGAAGCCTGCGGCTAATGCTATCGCGTGCGCATAATGACTCATGCGAATCACGTGATGACCTGTTTCGTTATCTTTGTACTCAGTTGCTCGGCTCAGTTTCTGAACGACGGAAAGCCGGGTGGATTTCAGCTCATCGATTTTGACCAGCGACAGGTGATTCTTCACCCGGGCCCGAACGACTGACGGGCTGACGGGCTTAGTGATGAAATCGACGGCACCTAATTCAAAGCCTTGTGCTTCATCTTTGGTGTCGGACAGCGCGGTTACAAAGATCACCGGAATGTGTTTGGTGTCTGCTGCCGCAGAAAGCTGCTCAATCACCTCATAGCCGGACAGGCCGGGCATCATGATATCCAGCAGGATCAGGTCGGGTTTTTCTGTGCTGGCAAGGGCAAGGGCTCGGCTGCCATCTCTGGCAAAAAGCAGCCGGTAATCCGAGGCCAGAATGTTTTTCAGCACCTGCAAATTGGCAGGTTCATCATCCACAACCAGAAGGGTTTTACGTTCATCCATGTTATGCCTCTACGGTTTGCTGGCTGACGAGAAAGTGATTCAGCAGCGTGGCTGCACGATCCAACTCAAAGTCGCTCATGGCAGATTCCACTTCCATAGCCAGTTCTGCGGGAAGCTGGGGTTTTACGGCCGAAAAAGCACAATCCGGCATCTCTCCCTGTTCCAGTTGCTGAATAATTTTGTTGATATCGTCATGGTTGAGCGCGGTTGCTGTGTGCTGTTCCGGCGCTGCAGAAAAATCCTCGACCGAAGTGAGCAACAGCGTTATGGCATTAAACATTTCACGGTATTGGGTAAACAGCGGCACGGTATTCTCATCACGTTGTAGTGCTTGTTCCAGTTTTTTCATGCAATGGTGAATAGCGGGCATACACAGGTTGCCCGTGACCCCTTTCAGACGGTGTACATGTGAGAGCGCTTTGGTCTGGCTGCCACTGAGCAAACGAGCCATAAAATCCGGGTGATGCTGAGGCTGGCTGATGAATTTCTGTATGGCGAGGAGCTGAGATTGTTCATCGCCCCAGAGCAGGCGTCCTTTCTCCAAGTCTATCAGCGTATCCTGATTGTCATTCTGTTTCTCAGAATGTAGCGGGGCCTGAGTAATAATGCCTTTCAGATAAGCAATTTCAGCTTTCAGCGCAAAAATATCAATCGGTTTGACGGCAAATCCATTCATGCCTGCGGCCAGTGCGTTACGCCTGTCTTTTTCCAGGACACTTGCCGTTAAAGCGATAATCGGCACTTCTTTTAATTGATGTTCTTTTTCGTATGCCCGGATGACTTTACTGGCTTCAAGGCCATTCAGTTCCGGCATCTGAACATCCATAAGAACGATATCTATATGCCTGGATTTGAATTTTTCTACGGCTTCAGTTCCGGTTCTGGCCGTGATTAACTGATGGTTATCCCTTTTTAATAAGCCTGTCATCAGCTCCAGATTCTGCTCGACATCGTCTGCCACCAGTATCGTCATCGGTGGTATATGGACATTTTCTGTTGTGCTTTCATCAATCTGAGCAGCTTGGCCTGCCAGAAGCGGCAGATCAACACGGAAGGTTGAGCCCTTGCCCAACTGGCTGTAGACCGTAATTTTTCCGTCCATCAGTTCAACCAGCTGTTTAGCGATCGTCGTCCCCAGTCCTGTGCCGCCAAAACGGCGGGACATGGTGCTGTCTGCCTGGGAGAAAGGCGCAAAAATGCTGTCCAGTCTGTCGGGTGCGATGCCAATCCCTGTGTCTTCTACCAGAATGGTGATCCCTTTGGTGCGGCTGGAACTGATGTCCAGTCTGACATACCCACGTTCGGTAAATTTTACCGCGTTGCTCAGTAAGTTCAGGATGATTTGCTGTACGCGAAGCGGATCACCCTGGAAAGTTTCACTGAGCTGCGGGTCGTAGCGCATTGTCAGTTCTATGCCTTTCTTGTTGGCCAGCAGCGATTGCGTGGCGATCAATTGTTCGCAGATTTGCCGAAGCGAGAAGTGGCGTGATTCAAGTTGCGTGGTGCCACTTTCCAGCTTGGCAGAGTCCAGTACATCATTGAGCAGATTCAGCAGGGTTTTCGCCGAGTTGCGAATAATGCCGAGATGCCGCTGCTGCTCCGTGCTCATTTTGCCGTCCAGCATGAGTTCTGAAAACCCGATAATGGCGTTCATCGGCGTTCGTAATTCATGGCTCATATTGGCCAGAAAAGTACTTTTGGCCTGGGCCGCAATTTCCGCTTCTTCTTTAGAACGGCGTAAATCCGCTTCCATTTGTTTTTGCTGGCTGATGTCTGTGATCACACCGACAAAGGT
Proteins encoded in this window:
- a CDS encoding bifunctional GNAT family N-acetyltransferase/carbon-nitrogen hydrolase family protein is translated as MDENNSTLLNLRTIEPSDFKQLAALEDLVFPDVGGAWPKSTIQGLVKHFPDGQICIEDKGKIIAAALTIKVSYNRYSLNHTYLDIVDANNVACHNPDGDALYGLDVFVHPDYRGLRLGRRLYEARKELCRANNLKAILAGGRIPGYHKYADEMHVSEYIAKVKRREIHDPILSFQLSNDFDVKRLMNRYLPEDAKSKGYATLLEWDNIFYEEDISIHQTEKTLIRLGIVQWHMRRVVSVDDLMNQAEFFVSSLSKYQSDFALFPEFFNAPLMGLARDKDSVEAIRYLSQFTEEIRHRFSQLAVTYNINIIAGSMPYLKGDKLYNVSYLLHRDGDIDEQYKIHITPHEVRDWVIDGGDKVKVFETDAGRIGILICYDVEFPELGRLLADQGVQILFVPFWTDTKNGYLRVRICGQARAIENECYVALGGSVGNLPRVDNVDIQYAQSAVFSPSDVYFPHDAIITEANANTEMIIFADVDLSKLKLLHNEGSVTNLKHRRLDLYKMKTKKRNKKKH
- a CDS encoding adenosine deaminase, producing MTSFITGLPKVELHLHIEGSLEPELMFALAERNKIAIPFHSPDEVRAAYQFHNLQSFLDIYYQGANVLIHEQDFYDLTWAYLLRCKADHVVHTEIFFDPQTHTERGIAFETVVNGIHRALKQGRETLGISSQLIMCFLRHLDQESAFVTLNQALAHKDKIVGVGLDSSELGNPPEKFKAVFQQALAEGFLTVAHAGEEGPSENITHTLDLLGAMRVDHGVRCVEDPALVERLVQAQVPLTVCPLSNLKLKVFEEMKDHNIVELLRKGLCVTINSDDPAYFGGYMTANFQAVADAHPMTQEEIAQFTLNAIQASFISVEEKQRLTRMTQDYLASAKLTDSNNR
- a CDS encoding low specificity L-threonine aldolase gives rise to the protein MSTELRSQCTLSVPGNREMSPADIFRQMADWCQDNQINHDIYGQGNDLQEFEAKVADLLGYEAGLFVISGTMTQPTALQLACMARKNPVVAMHPSSHIYLHEAQGYLLQQRFTVLPVGNPYQTWSMADLQAWPDEIAAVLYELPMREIGGQLPEWEDLNAIKAHCREQGIHLHMDGARLWEAKAWYGREYSEIANGFDTAYVSLYKGIGGLGGSMLLGDSAFIEKARLWMQRQGGNVYHRTPYAVSAAMQFDQRLALMPALFERTQQLYRILEDYPLFTPNPAAPQANMLHLYLPVSAEQAIAIRDKLATEQQIWLGNPQQAALADQSFLEWYVGDNLLNLSDEKLRAILDWLSGELVR
- a CDS encoding murein L,D-transpeptidase family protein, with product MRTFTVSAIFAVGSLLMFNHAHGQSISTTVAPSTLGKRTVDDVLATYGQLSEMRLKYRFRQANVSYPPAKIALLGLKEEKALELWAFNQKGERHFVYSYPVTAASGKAGPKLKEGDRQVPEGIYKIIGLNPNSRFHLSMKLNYPNDFDLKYAALEGRQSPGSNIFIHGKADSIGCLAIGDSAVEELFTLVGKIGKNNVEVVIAPHDPRKNPIRPVPETSPAWISELYASIETEFSRFEY
- a CDS encoding putative quinol monooxygenase; translation: MFCIIVKNSVKPGFRDQYLAIMKENARASVANEEGCLVFDVLSAQEDDHSFYLYEIYTGEEALAAHKLTPHYLESRKHLAGLIQEQSVIRCDVAHRNCQP
- a CDS encoding VOC family protein — protein: MIERPALLNGLRHLALAVYPFEECIRFYTEILGMEVLRKASDNLIYLSCGNDNLSLSRAYEPQENHNQSLDHFGFIVDSKDDLEAWFEFLQAKGVPLLDTPHDHSDGARSFHCTDPAGNVVQPIYHPAVSGQRLR
- a CDS encoding YtoQ family protein, with translation MTWNVYLSGEIHTDWREQIIKGCEAKDLNIVFTSAVTDHDSSDAAGDGLGAESNHFWRDHKSAKVNAIRIQKLIKQCDMAVIRFGDQYKQWNAAFDAGYCAALDKPYITLHSEEIVHPLKEVDASAKAWATTPIQVVEILDYLLSQK
- a CDS encoding GNAT family N-acetyltransferase encodes the protein MQFRQATESEMDALYMMGFDAWGGKMPQAEYLAACQSSRKYAKGEWYVLEDKGMPVASLILYRHQFGLEDGQAGIGSIATSPAYRRQGCASRLILGMLRHLFSTTATTTVFLHSDIDTAFYEQLGFERVSRESHCMFINRSTDITLCTSPSYF